GACATAGTAAATGGAGTGAAGGATTTTATTCCTTCTCTGTTCCAATACCACATCATATGCAACATCACTTGCATTAAACATCACCTCTATTGGCTCACTCAAATCAGCTGAAATAATAATGTGCACGgacaccaacttctccttcaactctccaaatgcTTCCAAAGATGATTCATCGAAAAAAACTTACAATCCTTCTCGAGTAGTTGGCACAGAAGATGTGCAAATTTTTAAAATCCTTAATAAACCACTGGTAAAAGTCCACGTGTcaaagaaaacttctcacaccttttacaaaGATGGGTGGAGGAAGCTTCTCTATCCCTTCCGCTTTTGCTCGATCAACCTTTATCCATTTCTCGGAGATGCGATGGCCCAACACTATACCTTTCTTCACCATAATAGGGCATTTCTCCCAATTAAGAATCAAATTATAATCTTCACATCTTTGGTGGACCTCAGCCAAATTACTCATACGCAGATGAAAATAGTTtctaacaacaaaaaaaatcattaatgaacACCTCAACAGTGTGCTCCACCATATCATAGAATACCGGTAGCATACAACGCTTGAAGGTGGCTGGTGCATTACATAACTCAAATGTCATCcttttcaaagaaaatgtcCCATAAGGGCATGCGAAAGTGGTCTTTTCTTGATTTCAGGGGAAATATAGATTTGGTTGTAGCTCGAATAGCCATCAAGAAAGCAATACCACCATTTGCCTATGAGTCTTTTTAACATCTAATCAATAAAGGGCATGGGGAAATGGTCCTTCTCAGTCCAAGAATTCAAATTCCGATAATCCATGCAAAATATCCATCCAATCATTGGCCGCATCGGAAAAAACTCGTTCTTATAATTAGGTACAACTGTCATCCCACAATTTTTAGGCACGCACTGAAAAGGACATACCCATGTACAGTGTGTAATATGATAAATGAATCCGGCAACCAACAACCTTATGATGTTCTTCTTCAATATCTCTTGCATATGTGGATTCAACCTTCTTTACTACTCAATACTTTGTTTGTGATCAGGTATGAGATGGATTTTATGGGAACACATACGACGGAATCCCAATAATGTCTCCAATTGTCAACTAATGGCTCGTTTGAACTACTTCAATACCGCCACTAGGCCCTCTACCTGTCTTTAATTCAAATCTGCTACAATTATTACCGGAAAAGTGTTATCTCTACAAAAGAACACATACttcagatgaggtggtagagtCTTAAGATCTTTTTTTAGTGTTTCCTCAATAGATGGTTTCGCCGGTGGAGACTCGCGCTGCTTCAGATCTCACtccaatttcttttgttttgacCGATATTTGTTTCATTCATGTATAGTCACCAAAGACCCATATTCTTCAATACCATCACTGTTACAATTCATGACCACTACAGCTAGTGCCTCGTCATGTAGTTGCTCTTCAATTTATAACTTATATACACACTCAACCCTGTAGGACATTGCATATACAATTTAGAGCTTATGACTCTACCTATGGATATACATATGTTGAAAGgtttttctttattgtttaaGCTAAATTTTATCTAccctttttccatatcaaccaatACACATCTGGTGGCAGGAGGCCTCCGTAGAATAGTAGGAACCTCAAAGTTGACCTCATAGACAAGAATCGCAAAATCGGCCggaaatataaatgactccaGTTTAACAAGAACATTATTGAGTATTAAATGGTCCTCTTCACCGTTCGATCGTCCATCAGTAACCGCATTGTAGAGGATTGGGTCACCCAGGCCTAAATTCCTATGAATTGAAAGAGGCATGATATTTATGATTGCACTAACATCACATAGTTCTTTAGTAAAATGTAGCAACCTAATTGTATATAGTCTAGTGAAGGATCGAGGATGTTCCTTCTTCTGGTGAAGATACCATGTAGAAATAGCACTATAATTTTGCATTCTGCCATGATCCTTAAAAGTTATCAATCTTTTCTTTGTCACTATATCCTTCATAAACTTAACATAACCGAGAATTTGTTCCAATGATTTTATAAAGAGTacattcatgaaaagttgtttcaacatagtgCTAAATCACCCATATTTATCATCCTCGGACTTCTTCACTAATATCGAAGGGAATGGTGGTGGAGGTCTAAGAATGGGGACCACTATTAGAGATACCTCTTCTTCGTTGACCGTGTTGTCCACAAATTTTCCACAAACTTCTATGACATACGGTATAGGTGGATCAATAGTGTGCTTACACTCTCGTTTAGTGACTTCCATTCAATGATCATAAATTTTAGGGTTTTTGATAGTGTTGCTTGGAAGAGTGACGGGTGGACGTGGGTTCACCATAGTGGACTATTGAGACATTTGTCATTCAAGATGCTTAATCAAACCGAATATGTGTCCACCTTCTATTTAATGTTAGGTAGGTCATATCTAATCTCCATAACATTCTCAAGACTAGCATCAATCCTCCTCATCATCTTTTGTAGTATACCCTCAACTTGCACCATATTATCTCTACCATCTCGATTAGTAACTTACCTATTTTGTGAGGGAATAGAGGTCCCACTCTGATCATTCATGTTACCATGGTTATTcaattgaagttgttgtcacggttgtagttacaaTCTCATACCAATTTACCCTCTTTGCTGTAGTCACCATATTTCCGACTTTCGTTTCCTTGAGCTTGGCGCCAATTTtcctgattggagccttgggcgtttggtcggaaacccccaaATTTTATCATTCCCTTTATAGGCATATTCTTCATAATAGTATTCATCTTATGGCAGTGGTGGTTTAGTAAAGTAGTTCACTGCATTTGCCTTCTCCGCACTTCCTCTCACATGTTTCAAGACTAACCCTAGCTTAGTTCTCATCTATTCTATCTCATGACAAATATCATTTACCGCTACGTTGTTTGTATATTGGATTGTAAAGGTGTTTCTCATAGTGTTCGACTTTCTAGTGCTATAATCCTTGTTATTTCGAGAAATCTTCTCCAACTTCTTTGCATTCTCTGCATATGTGCTCTCTCTATAGGAAACACCATCAATAGTATTGAGTACTATTATGTTGTTATCATCTTGACCTTTgtagaagtactctttcaatAACTCATCATCAATGCAGTGGTTTGGGATGCCTTTCACAAATGTAGTAAATTTGTCCTAAAAGCTACTCACGGACTCTCTAGGTGGTACCTTAATGTTTTTCACCTTATACTTCTGGTTGAGCTTCTTGGACACTAGGTAGTACATTTCTATGAACACATCTCTTAATTGATCCCAAGTATAGATGGAGTTATATGGTAGCTCAGCAAACCATATCGTGAAATCTACTGTCAATGATAGTGGAAACACTCGCACCTTGATAACATTCATATCTAAGTCTAGCCTACCCACACAACTCTTACTCACAGTACTTTTATGGAAGTCTTGCAAATAAACCCCTCACAATGAGCATCTTTATCAAGCTACTAGTCACCATGAATATGGGCCTATGGggtagaggaggtaggacaaGAGGCTCATCAGAATCAGTGATGTTCACATTGCCCCTATAGAAATCTTGAGGTGTTAGGTATGGAGGTTGAATACTCAAAGCATTATCTAATTTAATATCACCACGAGCTTGGTTGTGTGCCTCAACCAGTAATGGATGCTGAAGAATTGCACCATCACCTAGATTGGCAGGAATCTATTGATTTTCCATCCTTCTCAATGCACAGTTAAGTTTGAGATTTAATGGAATTAGTGGTTCTCCTCAGCTctgtgtacttggcatacactagagcTAGACCTTAAACAAAccaaaacaaaaagagaaagtaaaatgaggaaattgttgaaaaaatgTCAATAATGTTTTAAAGATAATCTAAAATCAAGATTCCCCGACAGTGCCGCCAAATCTTGATAAGCTCAAATTACACATCCCTAAAAAATTATAAGCAGTCGTAATCAAGTAGTGAACCAAACTAGCATGTTGGGGTCAATCCCACCAGGAAAATTGGATAAACGTAACTTCAATTAACAATCCCGTATATCAAGCAAAAGTATGTCCGAAATCAAGTAATTAAAGGGGGGTATTTATGAAACCATTTTCTTAAACAATTCTAAGTTAACAAGTAAGAAGAAGTAAATATTGAGTTTTATCAAGTTTTGGAGACTAACAAGGTGTATGTTTTCCCATAGGTTCATAAAGTCGTATTCCTTGAAATAGCAATTCTGCCCTAATTTTTTGCATGTAAAgttataaattatgtatatctaaatatttggtccggcatctaaaGAATTTCACCTCGTATCTTGAtccagctacgtgtgtataagatactaacccttacctttacatcatattagacatcataatcgatgtatggctttgttattacttcgcactaaatctatgttgataattttttttcttattcctaCGTCCGTGGTCCTCCAAGTAAAAATAACACGAGTTCTAACGCTTGCACTCGTTAACAAGAGTtctaagaaaaagaattatcaatacatgcaagaacctatttgagaatctcttattttctatgtttactttgttaattacccatgttTCTCACAACCCTACTAGTGAATTTAGTTACTTATGCAAGCAAGATCACATTTCATAGATTTTCACAATGAATTCATGAAGAAACttaaaaataagatgaaacCCTGTAATTTAACATGAAATATCACGAAAATCCTTCATCTTATGAAATTGATTAGTTGTTAAAAGTTTGCAACCAATAATctccaacaaaaaataaaaaacactaTGAGTTTCTAACCTCAACAAAGATGTTTTAATACCCGATTAACTAAAAACATTGtgctaaagaaaataaaattcaaataacgGTAGTTTGTTCATTAGACGCAGCTGCAATCCACGACCACAATAACGGTCCGTCGACTACCTCGATCAGTCcatacttaaaatttttttcttcacatcGTAACATCTTCTTTGAATTAAACGATGTACCTCTAGTATGGTCCGTTGACACATGTACGGTCCGTTGATGCTCCTCCGTCGCTCCATACTTAGAAACATGAATAGTAAAGTAGTGGAACCTTCTCTGAACCAATCGATGGTTAACCTGTATTGTACGTCGATCAATTTAAGGATCGTCATTTTCTCTCGTGGTTCCAAACATAGTCAAATTTCCATAACCTTCTCCCTTAGCATGAACTACacatctttttcactttttgatCTGACTTCtacattttaaaactaaatatcTCTCCtgtaaaataaacataaaaacatgTTTAAACTACTTAAGAAAGGCACTACACACAGAGAACACTTAAGCAAGATGCATTGAATACACCATGGAACCACAGTGCATcagtgttaaaaaaaattataaaaaattatcccTGGATAATCAAAAGGAACAAGCATATGTATGTCAAGTGTATCaattatgtgaaaaatattacatattatCCTTGCCAAAAAGTGTTACAATCAGTTTGAACACACCTGCCACCGACACATCTAATGTTGCACTTCGTTTTCTGTCTTTTTAAACgataatacaaacataaatgatGTACTCATATAAGAGATCAAAAATATGTgat
The sequence above is a segment of the Solanum lycopersicum chromosome 10, SLM_r2.1 genome. Coding sequences within it:
- the LOC138338804 gene encoding uncharacterized protein, coding for MPLSIHRNLGLGDPILYNAVTDGRSNGEEDHLILNNVLVKLESFIFPADFAILVYEVNFEVPTILRRPPATRCVLVDMEKGNYFHLRMSNLAEVHQRCEDYNLILNWEKCPIMVKKGIVLGHRISEKWIKVDRAKAEGIEKLPPPIFVKAFGELKEKLVSVHIIISADLSEPIEVMFNASDVAYDVVLEQRRNKILHSIYYVIKP